One window of Lacerta agilis isolate rLacAgi1 chromosome 14, rLacAgi1.pri, whole genome shotgun sequence genomic DNA carries:
- the LOC117057282 gene encoding olfactory receptor 6X1-like, producing the protein MPQTNKTVLTEFILQGFPGSAELQKYLFVPVLLMYILTVTGNILIVFIIIHDHHLHNPMYFFLGNFSFLEIFYVTTLSPKMLANFLAERRAICFYCCITQAFFHFLLGATEFCLLASMSFDRYIAICNPLHYSIIMNSKLCLQLALGSWLGGFFTVIVQTILICQLPFCGPNLINHFYCDVTPLLSLACSDTHLLEQIVLVGSALLLFSSFLLTAISYIFIISTILRIPSSSGRQKAFSTCAAHLTVVSIQYGTVMFMYVKPKANSSLEVNKVVSVLNTVITPLLNPFIYTLRNKDVKEALRKVANIKKKNSTELIRSDLI; encoded by the coding sequence ATGCCTCAAACAAATAAAACTGTCCTCACTGAATTTATTCTCCAAGGGTTTCCAGGTTCCGCAGAGCTGCAGAAGTATCTATTTGTTCCCGTTCTGCTTATGTACATCCTCACTGTCACAGGCAACATCCTGATTGTTTTcatcatcatccatgaccacCATCTCCACaaccccatgtacttcttcctagGGAACTTCTCTTTCCTGGAGATCTTTTATGTCACAACTCTGTCGCCCAAGATGCTGGCCAATTTCTTGGCGGAGAGGAGGGCCATCTGCTTCTACTGTTGCATCACCCAAGCctttttccatttccttcttGGGGCTACTGAATTCTGCCTGCTTGCCTCAATGTCCTTTGACCGCTACATAGCCATCTGCAACCCACTGCATTACAGCATCATCATGAACAGCAAGCTTTGCCTGCAGTTGGCCTTGGGGTCTTGGCTGGGAGGTTTCTTCACTGTCATAGTACAGACCATCTTGATTTGCCAACTCCCATTTTGTGGCCCCAACCTGATCAACCATTTCTATTGTGATGTGACCCCGTTGCTGAGCTTGGCTTGCTCTGATACCCACCTGCTTGAGCAGATAGTTTTAGTGGGGTCGGCCCTTCTCCTGTTCAGCTCCTTCTTACTCACTGCCATCTCCTACATCTTCATCATCTCCACCATATTGCGCATCCCTTCTTCGTCGGGACGACAGAAGGCTTTCTCAACCTGTGCCGCCCACCTGACGGTGGTGTCCATACAATACGGAACAGTGATGTTCATGTACGTGAAGCCCAAAGCAAACTCCTCTCTTGAGGTAAACAAAGTGGTATCTGTGCTGAATACAGTTATCACTCCGCTCCTTAACCCTTTCATCTACACCCTGAGGAACAAAGACGTCAAAGAAGCTTTGAGGAAGGTAgcgaatattaaaaaaaaaaattccactgaaCTGATACGGAGTGACTTGATTTGA
- the LOC117057283 gene encoding olfactory receptor 6X1-like: MENQTVVVEFILLGFPSIQKVRILVFVGVLVIYTLTVTGNIVIVATVVHDTTLHKPMYFFLGNLSFLGIIYVTATIPKLLANLLSIKKSISLAGCKAQAFSHFFLGATEFFLLTAMAYDRYMAICHPLHYHAIMSSKVCVQLACGSWLGGLMTVLVQTILVFRLPFCGPNIINHFYCDVGPLLKLACTDTRPIEWIVFIVATIVVFCNSLMTVVSYIFIISTVMRIPSASGRQKAFSTCIAHLMVVIMLYGAIIFIYVRPSGHASLGWNKLVSLLNTLVTPLLNPFIYTLRNKGERGWIHQE, from the coding sequence ATGGAAAACCAGACAGTTGTGGTCGAATTTATTTTACTGGGCTTCCCCAGCATCCAAAAGGTGCGAATTCTAGTGTTTGTGGGTGTCTTGGTGATCTACACCTTGACTGTCACTGGGAATATTGTCATTGTGGCCACTGTAGTCCATGACACCACTCTACATAAGCCAATGTACTTCTTCCTTGGAAATCTTTCATTCTTAGGAATCATCTATGTGACCGCGACCATACCCAAACTGCTGGCCAACTTACTTTCAATCAAGAAATCGATCAGCCTAGCTGGTTGCAAAGCTCAAGCATTCTCCCATTTTTTCCTGGGGGCCACCGAATTCTTCCTTCTCACCGCCATGGCGTATGATCGCTACATGGCTATTTGCCACCCTCTCCACTACCATGCCATCATGAGCAGTAAGGTTTGTGTTCAGCTGGCTTGTGGCTCTTGGCTTGGTGGCTTGATGACGGTCTTGGTGCAGACGATTCTAGTGTTCCGCCTGCCTTTCTGCGGCCCCAATATCATCAATCACTTCTACTGCGATGTTGGACCGTTGCTGAAGCTGGCTTGCACCGACACTCGCCCCATCGAGTGGATCGTCTTCATCGTGGCCACCATTGTGGTGTTCTGCAATTCCCTGATGACGGTGGTTTCGTACATCTTCATCATCTCCACCGTGATGAGAATCCCATCAGCCTCTGGGAGGCAGAAAGCTTTCTCCACTTGCATTGCTCACTTGATGGTTGTCATCATGCTGTATGGGGCAATCATCTTTATCTACGTCAGGCCAAGCGGACATGCCTCGTTGGGTTGGAACAAGTTGGTGTCCCTCCTAAACACCCTGGTCACTCCACTGCTGAACCCTTTCATATATACACTCAGGAACAAGGGTGAAAGAGGATGGATTCACCAGGAATAA
- the LOC117057284 gene encoding olfactory receptor 6M1-like translates to MDPEANNQSSVKEFVFLSFPAHRELQIFFFVVLLFTYLLTLMGNVVILSIIWTDLRLHTPMYFFLSNLSFLDILFTTVIAPKMLSSLLAEKKTILFTGCITQTYFYFFLGTVEFILLAVMSFDRYVAICNPLRYTIIMNGHVCFLLVLGCWVGAFLSVLCPTVVVSRLPYCHRNINHFFCDIAPLLEVACVDTHFIELLNFLLSSLVVLSSLVLTVVSYSYIISTILKIPSVQGRQKAFSTCASHITVVTIAYGSSIFMYVRPNQSYSLAFDKVAAILTTVVTPLLNPFIYSLRNEKVKEVLREALSRTFCSKEVVS, encoded by the coding sequence ATGGATCCAGAGGCCAACAACCAGTCGTCAGTGAAGGAATTTGTTTTCCTGTCTTTCCCAGCCCACCGTGAGCTTCAGATCTTCTTCTTTGTGGTCCTGCTTTTCACATACCTGCTCACCCTCATGGGAAACGTGGTCATCCTCTCCATTATATGGACTGACCTGCGACTCCACACTCCTATGTACTTCTTTCTCAGTAACTTGTCCTTTCTGGACATCCTATTCACTACCGTGATTGCCCCCAAAATGCTGTCCAGCCTCCTGGCTGAAAAGAAAACCATTTTGTTCACAGGCTGCATCACTCAGACATATTTCTATTTCTTCCTGGGGACGGTGGAGTTTATCCTCTTAGCTGTCATGTCCTTTGATCGGTATGTGGCCATATGTAATCCACTAAGGTACACCATCATTATGAATGGACATGTGTGTTTCCTTCTGGTTCTGGGCTGTTGGGTGGGGGCATTCCTCTCAGTTCTTTGCCCTACAGTTGTCGTCTCCAGACTTCCATACTGCCACCGCAACATCAACCACTTCTTTTGCGACATTGCACCTCTGCTGGAAGTAGCCTGTGTGGACACTCACTTCATAGAGCTCCTTAACTTCCTTCTGTCTTCTTTGGTGGTCCTCAGCTCGTTGGTGCTCACTGTGGTCTCTTACAGCTATATCATCTCCACCATCCTGAAAATCCCATCTGTCCAAGGGAGGCAAAAGGCCTTCTCCACCTGCGCCTCTCACATCACTGTGGTCACCATCGCTTACGGGAGTTCCATCTTCATGTATGTCCGTCCAAATCAAAGCTACTCTCTGGCTTTTGACAAGGTGGCTGCCATCCTGACCACAGTGGTGACTCCTCTTTTGAACCCTTTCATATACAGCCTCAGGAATGAGAAGGTCAAAGAAGTTTTGAGGGAAGCCCTAAGCAGGACATTTTGCTCTAAGGAGGTGGTTTCTTGA